A stretch of the Manis pentadactyla isolate mManPen7 chromosome 16, mManPen7.hap1, whole genome shotgun sequence genome encodes the following:
- the EDN1 gene encoding endothelin-1 — MDYFPMIFSLLVVALQGAPETGVSGAQLSAAADSGGGRPAPSAPWRPRRTKRCSCSSLMDKECVYFCHLDIIWVNTPEHIVPYGLGSPSRSKRSLKDLFPTKATDHRNRCQCASQKDKKCWNFCQAGKELREQDSVEKGWSNQKKGKDSSKLGEKSIQQQLGAGRKIRRLETISNSIKTSFHIAKLKAEFYREKKVTHNRTH, encoded by the exons atggaTTATTTCCCCATGATTTTCTCTCTGCTGGTTGTGGCTTTGCAAGGAGCTCCAGAAACAG GCGTGTCGGGCGCCCAGCTGAGCGCAGCTGCGGATAGCGGAGGCGGGAGGCCGGCTCCCAGTGCACCCTGGCGGCCCCGCCGGACCAAGCGCTGTTCCTGCTCCTCCCTGATGGATAAAGAGTGTGTCTACTTCTGTCACCTCGACATCATCTGGGTCAACACTCCCGA GCACATTGTTCCATATGGACTTGGAAGCCCTTCTAGGTCCAAGCGATCCTTAAAGGATTTGTTTCCTACCAAGGCAACAGACCACAGGAATAGATGCCAGTGTGCTAgccaaaaagacaagaagtgcTGGAACTTTTGCCAAGCAGGAAAAGAGCTCAG GGAGCAAGACAGTGTGGAGAAAGGCTGGAGTaaccagaagaaaggaaaagactcTTCCAAGCTTGGAGAGAAGAGTATTCAGCAGCAGCTAGGggcaggaagaaaaataagaag GTTGGAGACCATCAGCAACAGCATCAAGACATCTTTTCATATTGCCAAGCTGAAAGCTGAGTTctacagagagaagaaagtgaCCCACAACCGAACACACTGA